A section of the Triticum dicoccoides isolate Atlit2015 ecotype Zavitan chromosome 7A, WEW_v2.0, whole genome shotgun sequence genome encodes:
- the LOC119330567 gene encoding NAC domain-containing protein 43-like — protein MSISVNGQSVVPPGFRFHPTEEELLTYYLAKKVASQRIDLDVIPDVDLNKLEPWDIQERCRIGTGPQNDWYLFSHKDKKYPTGTRTNRATAAGFWKATGRDKAIYSAVGSGRIGMRKTLVFYKGRAPHGHKSDWIMHEYRLDDAVPAPTATNPAAAGDASTYYSGTSSSPIRGVAGDQSSAQEDGWVICRVFKKKNIVVNQGQNGGGGGAASNKLAGVAPMERSQSNCSSTVTTISNHIKAAQQQDQQHQLLHYSASDDALDHILNHYMHGRSPTAPCKQETKPAAGSALDHLINNTACPNGTLYERFMKLPPLEHVASGGLLQPPATEYGGGGSGNNNIGTDWDSLDRLAASYELNGLSDDVASTNKNSSMASFFADGHGGTTVAGAGDGDLWSLARSVSSLHADLTTMN, from the exons ATGAGCATCTCCGTGAACGGGCAGTCGGTGGTGCCGCCGGGGTTCCGTTTCCACCCCACGGAGGAGGAGCTTCTCACCTACTACCTCGCCAAGAAGGTGGCCTCGCAGCGCATCGACCTCGACGTCATCCCCGACGTCGACCTCAACAAGCTCGAGCCATGGGACATCCAAG AGCGCTGCAGGATCGGCACTGGCCCGCAGAACGACTGGTACCTGTTCAGCCACAAGGACAAGAAGTACCCCACGGGGACGCGCACcaaccgcgccaccgccgccgggtTCTGGAAGGCCACCGGCCGGGACAAGGCCATCTACTCCGCCGTCGGGTCCGGCCGCATCGGCATGCGCAAGACGCTCGTCTTCTACAAGGGCCGCGCCCCGCACGGCCACAAGTCGGACTGGATCATGCACGAGTACCGCCTCGACGACGCCGTCCCCGCCCCCACCGCCACCAACCCCGCCGCTGCCGGCGACGCCAGCACCTACTACTCCGGCACCTCATCATCCCCG ATTCGTGGCGTGGCCGGGGACCAGTCGTCGGCGCAGGAGGACGGATGGGTCATCTgcagggtgttcaagaagaagaacATCGTCGTGAACCAAGGccagaacggcggcggcggcggagcggcgtcCAACAAGCTGGCCGGCGTCGCCCCCATGGAGCGCAGCCAGAGCAACTGCTCGTCGACGGTGACCACCATCAGCAACCATATCAAGGCGGCGCAGCAGCAGGACCAGCAGCACCAGCTGCTGCACTACTCCGCCAGCGACGACGCGCTCGACCACATCCTCAACCATTACATGCATGGCCGGTCGCCCACGGCGCCGTGCAAGCAGGAGACCAAGCCTGCCGCTGGCTCGGCGCTGGACCACCTGATCAACAACACCGCGTGCCCGAATGGGACCCTGTACGAGAGGTTCATGAAGCTCCCGCCGCTCGAGCACGTCGCCTCCGGCGGCCTCCTGCAGCCGCCGGCAACTGAGTACGGCGGCGGCGGTTCGGGGAACAACAACATCGGCACAGACTGGGACTCGCTCGACCGGCTCGCGGCCTCGTACGAGCTGAACGGCCTCTCCGACGACGTCGCGTCCACCAACAAGAACAGCAGCATGGCGTCCTTCTTCGCGGACGGGCACGGCGGCACCACCGTCGCCGGCGCCGGGGACGGTGACCTGTGGAGCCTGGCGCGGTCGGTGTCGTCCCTCCACGCGGACTTGACGACGATGAATTGA